One region of Candidatus Bathyarchaeia archaeon genomic DNA includes:
- a CDS encoding ATPase domain-containing protein, with translation MPFELTRTGIEGLDVMLGGGFPKGRCIIVTGGPGCGKTILGVQFLWNGLSKFDEAGVLVVLEEDLDKLREDMARLGFDLSKYENTKLKIVDHSLVTYLSHEEYEKMVKFLAMPTFKVASFIEAVKYAVKSLNAKRIVVDSLSALMFQEPDQVKRRTVTRLIFKTLRETGCTSLITCEIGGTPMERDYILEEYLADGVIMLQGYNKEGHLIRGIRLEKMRGIAHDTQTRPYIIGQNGISVFPSEKVIT, from the coding sequence ATGCCTTTTGAATTAACTCGAACCGGCATCGAAGGGTTAGATGTAATGCTCGGTGGCGGGTTTCCAAAAGGGAGGTGCATTATAGTAACTGGAGGGCCTGGCTGCGGGAAAACTATTCTAGGCGTGCAATTTCTCTGGAATGGGCTCTCAAAGTTTGATGAAGCCGGTGTTCTTGTTGTATTGGAAGAGGATTTAGATAAACTCAGGGAGGATATGGCTAGACTTGGTTTCGATCTTTCAAAATACGAGAATACGAAACTTAAGATAGTAGATCATTCACTTGTGACCTATCTTTCACATGAAGAGTATGAGAAGATGGTTAAGTTTCTAGCGATGCCTACATTCAAAGTTGCAAGTTTCATCGAAGCTGTAAAGTATGCCGTAAAGTCCTTGAACGCTAAAAGGATCGTAGTGGACTCGCTCTCGGCGTTGATGTTCCAGGAGCCAGACCAGGTTAAGCGTAGAACAGTTACACGGTTAATCTTCAAGACGCTAAGGGAAACTGGTTGCACCTCTCTTATCACCTGCGAGATTGGGGGAACTCCAATGGAGAGAGATTACATCCTTGAAGAGTATCTAGCTGACGGTGTAATCATGTTGCAGGGCTACAATAAAGAGGGGCACCTCATCAGAGGAATTCGCCTAGAGAAAATGCGCGGCATAGCCCATGACACCCAGACCAGACCCTACATCATAGGCCAGAATGGGATATCCGTGTTCCCGTCAGAGAAAGTCATAACGTAA
- a CDS encoding ATPase domain-containing protein, with amino-acid sequence MATFKVPTGIPGLDELLGGGLPRGRIILIVGGPGAGKTIMSAQFLFNGITKYGENGIFVSLEEAKHHFYREMINFGFDFNQLEKQKKFIFLDASPIRHMPDEVKIGKTSVGRSEFSIFSLVERIKTSAEIVNAKRIAIDPLTLLVFQYPDIFKRRAAILDLTEGLMTSDVTVLVTTELRRLGPNRDIDPEEYVAHGVITLQTLPIKRSSMRVIQVEKMREVAIDLQPRPYKITDKGLEVFPAESIFE; translated from the coding sequence TTGGCCACATTTAAAGTACCCACCGGGATACCTGGCTTAGATGAGTTATTAGGTGGCGGTCTCCCTCGTGGAAGGATAATTCTAATAGTGGGTGGGCCGGGGGCAGGTAAAACAATTATGTCAGCTCAGTTTCTTTTCAATGGCATTACAAAGTATGGGGAGAACGGTATATTTGTAAGCTTGGAAGAGGCGAAGCACCACTTCTACAGAGAAATGATCAATTTCGGATTCGACTTCAACCAGCTGGAGAAGCAGAAAAAGTTCATCTTCCTTGACGCATCACCCATTAGACATATGCCTGATGAAGTTAAGATCGGTAAAACAAGTGTTGGACGGAGCGAGTTCTCAATTTTCAGCTTGGTTGAAAGAATTAAGACTAGTGCTGAGATAGTTAATGCGAAACGGATAGCGATAGACCCTCTCACTCTATTAGTTTTTCAATATCCAGACATTTTTAAGCGTAGAGCCGCCATTCTCGATCTAACTGAAGGTTTAATGACGTCTGACGTTACAGTTCTCGTGACAACTGAACTGCGGCGTTTAGGCCCTAACAGAGACATAGACCCTGAAGAATATGTAGCCCACGGAGTTATAACGCTCCAAACTCTTCCTATCAAGAGATCCAGTATGAGAGTTATTCAGGTGGAGAAGATGAGAGAGGTAGCAATAGACTTACAACCTAGACCCTACAAGATAACGGATAAAGGGCTTGAGGTCTTTCCGGCGGAGAGTATCTTTGAGTAG
- a CDS encoding helix-turn-helix domain-containing protein produces the protein MALDEDYIRACLVKLGLTEYEARIYTVLVRMGQRTASEIGFLGKIPRPKTYGSIKSLELKGFIKVIPSKPERYVAVAPNKILLPLVERLAEDVERCKKVLDDLALSFESSQYIHMEEPYERRELWGFHGREQVQRKILKMVNEAKDSVFNVTSANGAIRICKSLFDAFEEAVGRNLDVRVIAPLTPENEPALRDLKEVIKVKTTTLPLPNYVCADANEILFIEAIPDNHDIKEGRDIGSLTDDPSLVRLHREFFLKLWQII, from the coding sequence ATGGCGTTAGATGAAGATTACATTAGGGCGTGTCTCGTTAAACTTGGATTAACAGAATATGAGGCACGTATTTACACAGTTTTAGTGAGGATGGGTCAGCGGACCGCCAGCGAGATTGGTTTTCTGGGGAAGATACCTAGACCCAAAACTTACGGTTCAATCAAAAGTTTGGAGCTGAAAGGCTTCATCAAAGTCATCCCGAGTAAGCCTGAACGCTATGTTGCAGTAGCGCCGAACAAGATATTACTTCCTCTCGTTGAGAGGTTGGCTGAGGATGTTGAAAGGTGTAAGAAGGTTCTGGACGATCTCGCACTCAGCTTTGAGTCTTCGCAATACATTCACATGGAGGAGCCTTATGAGAGGCGTGAACTCTGGGGTTTTCATGGGAGGGAGCAGGTTCAGAGGAAGATCCTCAAGATGGTCAACGAAGCCAAAGATTCCGTCTTTAATGTAACTAGTGCCAATGGGGCGATCAGAATTTGCAAATCTCTTTTTGATGCTTTTGAAGAGGCTGTGGGAAGAAATCTAGATGTCCGAGTTATTGCACCCCTTACCCCCGAGAACGAGCCTGCACTGAGAGATCTCAAGGAAGTAATAAAAGTCAAAACTACAACCCTTCCACTGCCAAATTATGTTTGCGCAGATGCTAATGAGATCCTTTTTATTGAAGCCATACCCGACAACCACGACATAAAGGAAGGGCGAGACATAGGCTCACTGACAGACGACCCCTCACTAGTTAGGTTGCATAGGGAATTTTTTCTCAAACTTTGGCAGATTATTTAG
- a CDS encoding caspase family protein → MWKQIFAFWLCVTLALTTLTAPSYGSDATVTVCLKNTVTGEIVWEETSTVPAGASAIEVPRALFELIEKAFETTTFEPGKYTAYIGANELSITVSENLTVTFTPRQYGWSVPATDVETVKKLTVKDAKTQKSKPSQTATSGVLGAPCHGTKYAIVIGISDYPGTENDLLYSDDDARDMNRTLVDTYGYVKDNIILLMNGEATRTNIMNAIAQLKARETGGDDEIVFFFSGHGTKGVAADGDKERIDEAIVSHDGTQLVPIWDGELRLEFSGFETTRIICIFDSCLAGGMTDLQTSERIIAMATTERGVAYEGESWENGQFTYYLVEQGMLFGSADRVDHDADAGTRDVTVEEAFDYAKANCSHQTPVISDNFPNDLLL, encoded by the coding sequence GACGCAACAGTAACTGTATGCCTCAAAAACACTGTGACAGGCGAGATTGTATGGGAAGAGACATCTACCGTCCCAGCCGGGGCATCTGCGATAGAGGTCCCGAGAGCCTTATTTGAGCTCATAGAGAAAGCTTTCGAGACGACCACATTTGAACCGGGGAAATATACGGCATATATTGGAGCGAACGAGTTGTCGATAACTGTTTCCGAGAATCTCACAGTAACGTTCACCCCGCGCCAGTATGGCTGGTCTGTTCCAGCCACCGATGTGGAGACGGTGAAAAAATTAACAGTTAAAGATGCAAAAACGCAAAAAAGTAAGCCATCTCAAACGGCAACGAGCGGAGTCCTCGGGGCACCGTGTCATGGTACAAAATATGCAATTGTGATTGGCATCTCTGACTATCCAGGTACGGAGAATGATCTTCTCTACTCTGATGATGATGCAAGAGATATGAACAGAACTCTTGTGGATACTTACGGCTATGTTAAAGACAACATAATACTGCTCATGAATGGTGAGGCTACGCGAACTAACATTATGAATGCGATCGCACAGTTGAAGGCCAGGGAGACTGGAGGGGACGATGAGATTGTCTTCTTCTTTAGCGGTCATGGAACGAAGGGTGTGGCGGCTGACGGTGATAAAGAGAGAATCGACGAGGCTATCGTATCCCACGATGGAACTCAGCTGGTCCCAATCTGGGACGGGGAACTTAGGCTTGAGTTCAGCGGCTTCGAGACCACAAGAATAATCTGCATATTTGATTCCTGCTTGGCAGGCGGGATGACTGACCTACAGACTTCTGAGAGGATCATCGCTATGGCTACCACCGAGAGAGGAGTTGCATATGAAGGAGAGAGCTGGGAGAACGGGCAGTTTACTTACTACCTAGTTGAGCAAGGCATGCTCTTTGGATCAGCTGATAGGGTGGATCATGACGCTGACGCGGGCACAAGAGACGTTACTGTGGAGGAAGCTTTCGATTATGCAAAGGCTAACTGCAGCCATCAGACGCCGGTAATAAGCGACAACTTTCCTAACGACCTACTTCTGTAG
- the larE gene encoding ATP-dependent sacrificial sulfur transferase LarE, with protein sequence MAYSSRSLNWRLSELIRKLGEKESVLVALSGGVDSSLVAAASKIALEDRAVAITADSATLPPGELEAARRVAEEIGIRHLVVKVDELRNPNFVRNKFDRCYYCKKELIAEFKKVANQLRLKTLVDGTNAEDLKANRPGSVALMEEGVYSPLADLGITKGEVRELARLLNLSTVEKPSMACLATRIPYGEEITLGRLSRVAEAERFIKDVVGVKQLRVRDHGNLARVEVGRDERSLIFNEKILESIANKLHSLGYVYVTVDVDGYRSGSMDGALKP encoded by the coding sequence ATGGCGTATAGTAGTAGATCTTTGAATTGGAGACTTTCTGAGTTGATTCGTAAACTGGGGGAGAAGGAGAGCGTTTTGGTTGCACTTTCGGGCGGGGTTGATAGCTCTCTAGTTGCCGCTGCAAGCAAAATTGCCCTAGAGGATAGGGCAGTTGCCATAACAGCCGACTCGGCGACTCTGCCTCCTGGCGAGTTGGAGGCGGCTAGAAGAGTTGCGGAGGAAATAGGTATCAGGCATCTAGTTGTGAAGGTTGACGAGTTACGTAACCCTAACTTTGTGAGAAACAAATTTGACCGCTGCTACTACTGCAAGAAAGAGTTGATTGCTGAGTTCAAGAAAGTCGCCAACCAACTACGCCTCAAGACGTTGGTGGATGGAACCAACGCGGAGGATCTGAAGGCAAACCGGCCCGGCTCAGTAGCGTTGATGGAAGAGGGAGTTTACAGCCCTTTGGCGGATCTGGGAATCACTAAGGGCGAGGTTAGGGAGCTGGCAAGATTGCTAAATCTTTCAACAGTTGAAAAACCTTCAATGGCATGTTTGGCTACGAGGATCCCTTACGGGGAGGAGATCACTTTAGGTCGATTGTCTCGTGTAGCTGAGGCTGAAAGATTCATAAAGGATGTTGTTGGGGTAAAGCAGCTTAGAGTTCGAGACCACGGCAATCTCGCCAGGGTTGAGGTAGGCAGGGACGAGAGAAGTCTTATCTTCAACGAGAAAATATTGGAGTCGATCGCGAATAAGCTGCACTCCCTCGGGTACGTGTATGTTACAGTTGATGTTGATGGCTATAGGAGTGGCAGTATGGATGGGGCTCTGAAACCGTGA